In Funiculus sociatus GB2-C1, the following proteins share a genomic window:
- a CDS encoding translation initiation factor IF-2, which translates to MGFADLSIAEIAADYSFPVEEVCNLCQQLGIAYKTPQTRLALEDAKAIISKILSQKRGSGADEG; encoded by the coding sequence ATGGGGTTTGCAGACCTGTCAATTGCAGAAATCGCCGCAGACTACAGCTTCCCAGTAGAGGAGGTCTGTAATCTGTGCCAACAGTTGGGAATCGCCTATAAAACCCCCCAGACTCGTCTAGCTCTGGAGGATGCCAAGGCTATTATTTCTAAGATTCTGTCTCAAAAACGGGGATCGGGTGCTGACGAAGGGTAA
- the psbV gene encoding photosystem II cytochrome c-550 produces MLKRYISLAITTVFCTFVLLVGRAMAVELNPDVRTIPLNGQGEQVTLSLKQVAEGKRLFNYACAQCHAGGVTKTDFNIGLSPDDLAGATPPRDNIAALVDYMHHPTTYDGETPISELHPSTESSDIYTVMRNLTEDDLYAIAGHILLQPKILGEQWGGGKAVR; encoded by the coding sequence ATGCTTAAGCGATACATAAGTCTGGCTATAACCACTGTATTTTGCACTTTTGTGCTACTTGTCGGTCGAGCGATGGCAGTAGAACTGAACCCAGACGTTCGCACCATACCCTTGAATGGTCAAGGGGAACAGGTGACATTGAGCCTGAAACAAGTTGCAGAAGGCAAACGTTTATTTAACTATGCCTGCGCTCAGTGCCATGCTGGAGGTGTCACGAAGACCGATTTTAACATCGGTCTGTCACCAGACGACCTAGCTGGTGCAACCCCACCACGTGACAATATTGCCGCTCTGGTGGATTATATGCACCATCCCACGACCTACGACGGAGAAACACCGATCTCTGAGCTGCACCCCAGCACAGAAAGCTCCGATATTTACACAGTGATGAGAAATCTCACGGAAGATGACCTGTATGCGATCGCTGGTCACATCCTCCTCCAGCCGAAAATTTTAGGCGAACAGTGGGGCGGCGGTAAAGCCGTGCGCTAA
- the psbV2 gene encoding photosystem II cytochrome PsbV2 produces MLRQLLSLRRLFLILGICLLVFTVSLPAFAADTYIRQYLRVTESISLDLDEQGQTRQFSPEDLSAGKRLFEQHCLNCHVGGATLPDPTVSLSLADLHGATPPRDNINSLVAFLREPMTYDGSEETFWCRQVPESWMPRQDVENIAGFILRAAQKAPGWGTNNF; encoded by the coding sequence ATGCTGCGTCAATTACTCTCACTTCGCCGTCTATTTTTGATTTTGGGTATCTGCCTTTTGGTCTTCACGGTCAGCTTACCAGCGTTTGCCGCAGACACCTACATTCGGCAGTATCTGCGCGTTACTGAGTCAATCTCGTTAGACTTAGATGAGCAAGGTCAGACTCGCCAATTCTCCCCTGAAGATTTATCCGCAGGTAAGCGACTGTTTGAGCAGCACTGTCTAAATTGTCACGTCGGCGGCGCTACCTTACCAGATCCCACAGTGTCTCTGTCCCTAGCAGACTTGCATGGTGCCACTCCACCCCGCGACAATATCAACAGTTTAGTTGCCTTTCTGCGGGAACCAATGACCTATGACGGCAGCGAAGAAACCTTTTGGTGTCGTCAAGTGCCGGAAAGCTGGATGCCGCGTCAGGATGTGGAAAATATAGCCGGATTTATACTCAGGGCAGCGCAGAAGGCACCGGGATGGGGTACAAATAATTTTTGA
- the petE gene encoding plastocyanin, whose amino-acid sequence MKLKMTFSRSIGLLICTVMLVISSFVMSVSPASADSYTVKMGTDQGLLKFDPANITIKPGDTVKFVNNKLAPHNAVFDDKGVPTGDKALATKLTHTKLLYSPGESYEATFPADTPPGTYTYYCQPHRGAGMVGKITVAG is encoded by the coding sequence ATGAAATTGAAAATGACATTTTCACGAAGCATAGGTTTACTAATTTGCACAGTTATGCTAGTAATCTCTAGCTTTGTGATGTCAGTTTCTCCTGCATCAGCAGACAGCTACACCGTGAAAATGGGTACTGACCAAGGGCTGCTGAAGTTTGATCCGGCTAATATTACGATTAAGCCCGGTGACACAGTTAAGTTTGTTAATAATAAACTTGCTCCCCACAATGCTGTTTTTGATGACAAGGGAGTGCCAACTGGAGATAAGGCACTAGCAACTAAACTGACTCACACCAAGTTACTCTACTCTCCTGGTGAGTCCTACGAGGCAACTTTCCCAGCAGATACACCACCAGGTACTTATACGTACTATTGCCAACCTCACCGTGGCGCTGGAATGGTTGGTAAAATCACAGTTGCTGGGTAA
- the petJ gene encoding cytochrome c6 PetJ, with product MRKLLSVVLMVTLVLIALTRPVAADTVDGAKIFSANCSACHMGGGNVIMANKTLKKDALDKYSMNSMEAIVTQVTNGKNAMPAFKGRLNKKQIEDVASYVMEKAEKGW from the coding sequence TTGAGGAAACTGTTATCGGTTGTACTGATGGTTACGCTTGTGTTGATTGCCTTGACTCGTCCAGTAGCAGCTGATACAGTAGATGGTGCAAAAATCTTCAGCGCCAACTGTTCTGCTTGTCACATGGGCGGCGGCAACGTTATTATGGCTAATAAAACTTTGAAAAAAGATGCCCTAGATAAGTACAGTATGAACTCAATGGAGGCGATTGTAACCCAAGTAACGAATGGCAAAAATGCTATGCCAGCCTTCAAGGGGCGTCTAAACAAAAAACAAATTGAGGACGTTGCCAGCTATGTTATGGAAAAGGCAGAAAAAGGCTGGTAA